From one Labeo rohita strain BAU-BD-2019 chromosome 8, IGBB_LRoh.1.0, whole genome shotgun sequence genomic stretch:
- the bend5 gene encoding BEN domain-containing protein 5 isoform X1 produces MYAFVRFLEDDMCYALPVSDVKDFQPVHKRDFDDQKVYVVLRGAGQPAKAHILALAESIEEFEHSIMQKKMKIPKMSNRNTVENHFGEERMPLRHKKVQSQEQQRASSNSSKSLAAVVARLERNAVNSCTEGEELDRLTTEEEEEQDEAVVPRVLYEELVHSYRQQEEEMRRLQQELERTRRQLLQQAKKLKEYGSLLTEVKELRDFNRRLQDVLLMRLGSEPMHDNGTQTIKAEVVEPISEPQEVCQEEANTSSTHSPSPRTVYTFNDGKVHLGGGIWVEEEKWHQLQRTQGDSKFTKNLAVMIWGTETLKNRSVTGVATKKKKDALPKPPLSPSKLKIVRECLYDRVSQETADSAEITQRLSKVNKYICEKIMDINKSIKNEERRESKLLIQQTVKMENFPYDGL; encoded by the exons ATGTACGCTTTCGTGCGTTTCTTGGAGGACGACATGTGCTACGCGTTACCTGTGTCAGACGTGAAAGATTTCCAGCCTGTGCACAAAAGAGATTTTGATGATCAGAAGGTGTATGTGGTGCTGAGAGGCGCAGGCCAGCCTGCCAAAGCACACATCCTCGCCCTGGCAG AAAGCATTGAGGAATTTGAGCACAGTATTATGCAAAAGAAGATGAAAATACCCAAGATGTCCAACAGGAACACAGTGGAGAATCATTTTGGCGAAGAGAGAATGCCCCTTAGACATAAAAAG GTCCAGTCACAGGAACAGCAGCGGGCCAGTTCCAACTCCTCAAAGAGCCTGGCTGCGGTTGTGGCACGACTGGAGAGGAACGCTGTCAACTCATGTACTGAGGGAGAGGAGCTGGACAGACTTACaacagaggaagaagaagaacagGATGAGGCCGTGGTGCCTCGTGTCCTATACGAGGAGCTTGTGCACAGCTACAGGCAGCAGGAAGAGGAAATGAGACGCTTGCAGCAGGAACTGGAGCGCACACGCAGGCAGCTGCTGCAACAGGCCAAGAAGCTCAAGGAGTATGGCAGTCTGCTGACTGAAGTCAAGGAGCTGCGTGATTTCAATCGACGCCTACAGGACGTCCTGCTCATGAGGCTTGGCAGTG AGCCAATGCATGACAATGGCACACAGACAATCAAAGCAGAGGTGGTGGAGCCGATCAGCGAACCACAGGAGGTGTGTCAAGAGGAAGCCAACACTAGCTCCACCCACTCCCCTTCCCCGAGAACCGTCTACACCTTCAATGATGGAAAA GTGCACTTGGGTGGAGGGATTTGGGTGGAGGAGGAGAAGTGGCACCAGCTACAGCGGACACAGGGAGACTCGAAATTCACCAAAAACCTGGCGGTGATGATCTGGGGCACGGAAACCCTAAAGAACCGCAGCGTGACTGGTGTCGCTACCAAGAAGAAGAAAGATGCCCTGCCCAAACCACCGCTCTCACCAAGCAAGCTCAAAATTGTTCGAG AGTGTCTTTACGATCGTGTGTCTCAAGAAACAGCCGACAGCGCGGAGATCACCCAGCGATTATCCAAAGTGAACAAATACATCTGCGAAAAGATCATGGATATCAACAAATCTATCAAGAACGAGGAACGCAGAGAGTCCAAGCTTCTCATCCAGCAGACGGTGAAGATGGAAAACTTCCCCTACGACGGTCTGTAG
- the bend5 gene encoding BEN domain-containing protein 5 isoform X2, translated as MIEPECFDMINAYRRRICHRFDVSLIVLLFLAHRDCGVRVIERESIEEFEHSIMQKKMKIPKMSNRNTVENHFGEERMPLRHKKVQSQEQQRASSNSSKSLAAVVARLERNAVNSCTEGEELDRLTTEEEEEQDEAVVPRVLYEELVHSYRQQEEEMRRLQQELERTRRQLLQQAKKLKEYGSLLTEVKELRDFNRRLQDVLLMRLGSEPMHDNGTQTIKAEVVEPISEPQEVCQEEANTSSTHSPSPRTVYTFNDGKVHLGGGIWVEEEKWHQLQRTQGDSKFTKNLAVMIWGTETLKNRSVTGVATKKKKDALPKPPLSPSKLKIVRECLYDRVSQETADSAEITQRLSKVNKYICEKIMDINKSIKNEERRESKLLIQQTVKMENFPYDGL; from the exons ATGATAGAACCTGAGTGTTTTGATATGATAAATGCATATAGACGGAGAATATGTCATAGGTTTGATGTCTCCTtgattgttctgttgtttttagcTCATCGTGATTGCGGGGTTCGTGTAATAGAGAGAG AAAGCATTGAGGAATTTGAGCACAGTATTATGCAAAAGAAGATGAAAATACCCAAGATGTCCAACAGGAACACAGTGGAGAATCATTTTGGCGAAGAGAGAATGCCCCTTAGACATAAAAAG GTCCAGTCACAGGAACAGCAGCGGGCCAGTTCCAACTCCTCAAAGAGCCTGGCTGCGGTTGTGGCACGACTGGAGAGGAACGCTGTCAACTCATGTACTGAGGGAGAGGAGCTGGACAGACTTACaacagaggaagaagaagaacagGATGAGGCCGTGGTGCCTCGTGTCCTATACGAGGAGCTTGTGCACAGCTACAGGCAGCAGGAAGAGGAAATGAGACGCTTGCAGCAGGAACTGGAGCGCACACGCAGGCAGCTGCTGCAACAGGCCAAGAAGCTCAAGGAGTATGGCAGTCTGCTGACTGAAGTCAAGGAGCTGCGTGATTTCAATCGACGCCTACAGGACGTCCTGCTCATGAGGCTTGGCAGTG AGCCAATGCATGACAATGGCACACAGACAATCAAAGCAGAGGTGGTGGAGCCGATCAGCGAACCACAGGAGGTGTGTCAAGAGGAAGCCAACACTAGCTCCACCCACTCCCCTTCCCCGAGAACCGTCTACACCTTCAATGATGGAAAA GTGCACTTGGGTGGAGGGATTTGGGTGGAGGAGGAGAAGTGGCACCAGCTACAGCGGACACAGGGAGACTCGAAATTCACCAAAAACCTGGCGGTGATGATCTGGGGCACGGAAACCCTAAAGAACCGCAGCGTGACTGGTGTCGCTACCAAGAAGAAGAAAGATGCCCTGCCCAAACCACCGCTCTCACCAAGCAAGCTCAAAATTGTTCGAG AGTGTCTTTACGATCGTGTGTCTCAAGAAACAGCCGACAGCGCGGAGATCACCCAGCGATTATCCAAAGTGAACAAATACATCTGCGAAAAGATCATGGATATCAACAAATCTATCAAGAACGAGGAACGCAGAGAGTCCAAGCTTCTCATCCAGCAGACGGTGAAGATGGAAAACTTCCCCTACGACGGTCTGTAG